The genomic segment GTGAGGCCCCACCTGCGCAGGTGTTGCTATaaagctccagctgcacagccactGCCAGTTCCTGATTCCTGGATGCAAGAGCCCTGCAGCTAACAGGAGGTGCAGCCCAGCCAGTGAGacacagcccagggctgggacaccccgggctcagctgccaccccaccagcacccatgaAGGCTGGACGCCTGCACCCGGCTgccctgcggctggctctggcgctgctgctgctgctggtcacagGTGAACCCTCGTCTCCGGGAGCTCCTGGGAGGGGCCTGAGTAGTCCCTGGAGCCGGAGGGGACCCACCCCAGGGCTCTGGACTGCTCAGATGGGCCCCttaggggctgggaggagccggGAGCGGCTTTGGCTGAGCACCCAGGGCAGGTTTCTGTCCCTTCCCTTGAAGGATCCATGGAAGGGGGCCACGGCTCAAGAGGTCAGGCAGCCCCAGAATCCAGCTCTGCTGATCAGGCCCTTGTGTGGGGACATCGGCGAATGGGCCTGGTCCTTCCACATGTTCCAGACACCCAGAGGGCTATGGGCAGTGCCTGGCactcctgggcacccccagcccagctctccctgtTCCCCCTCTGGGGCCGGTGTTCCTGGGGTCCCTCTGCACAGCactcccccacccagagcctgtgTTCCTGGGGTCCCGTATGTCCAGCTCTTCCCCCCGCCCGTGCCTGTGTTCCGGGGTCCACTCTGTCCTGGGCTGGGTGCATTGGGGGCCCCTTTATATCCCTGGAGACTTTTTCTGGCCATGCCCAGGAGCAGTGGTGGGGCCCAGGAGGGTGCTGGCTTACAGCCATTGGTGCTACTCCCCTGGTATGGACCTGCTGTCTGGGCTgtagcaggctggctggggccggtGCTGATGGCGCAGGCCCAGTCAGGGAGACTTGGCAGGAACAGCCGGCCTTGGACTTCTGGGGCTGCGTGTGTCTCgctggctgggagtgcagcagCCCACACCCCCAGGGGAGCTGTCAGGGGCCAGGACATGGCACCCCAAGAGATCTTAGCCCCAGGCTGTTGCTGGCTGCAGGACAGGCCCcgtctggggtcaggctgaggATGCCTTCACCACTGCCCTGCAGGGCCCACAGGATGGGGCGCTCTGCGTTGGGGTGGGCCACAGgcaccccagccaggcactgggaGGCCCAGGAGGAACAGGGTCAGCGCCTCTCTGAGCCCAGGACACTCActgcctgggggcagaggagcaggaaCCTGACAAGTGCCACACCCTGGGCTTGAGGTGGTTTCCATTAGACACAGGGCTGCACTTTGCTTCAGTGGCTCCCAGTCTCCTGCTCCCTGATAGTCCCAGCAGCCCATACTGGGCATcggcaggcagaggaggggcagggagccctggccatGGGGCTCAGCCCTGTTCCTCCAAGGCAAGACAGAGCTGCCGGACTCCCTGTGGGCAaggtgctctggctgggctgtgttctgggcccccagtgaCTGATGCCAACCCAAGCCACTTAGAGAAGGACCCTTTTTACCACCCACGCCAATGGGCAGAAGGCAGGGTGCAGCCTAGCCAGCCCCTTGGTCACTCTGCACGGGGCACCATGGCAGTGGGGGCATGGGGAGCTCTCCAGGGCTTGTCTGTAGTGACAGGCGCTAGCTTTGGATAGGACCCCAGTGGCTCCCAACACCCAGCTCCTTCCGAGTCGGACCCCAGAGGCTGCTTCGGGGCAGACTGAGCCGCAGCAGGTTGAGCTGTGCTGGAGACCACAGAGCGCTCCGCAGGGCCCATGTCAGGCCGCTCAGCAGGGCGCTGGGCCCCACGGCACAGCCCTTTTCTGCGCTGGAGCGGGCCAGCTGCAGGCCTAGCACACTGGTCACTCCCCTTCAACCAGCACGGGGCCGTCAGCACAACCCTGGGCCCTGGGCTCGGCCCTGTCTGCGGCAGAACCGCCAGGGGACTGTGATGTTCCGTCCCTCGTGTGACACGTCACCCTGTCTGGGCTgtgcccaggcctgggctgagcccGGGGAGCTTTTACCCTGGCGAGGGCCTGGCAGTCGTGAGTCCCGCAGCAAGCTATGAGCTGTGCAAAGTACCTGCCCTGGACTCGCCCAGGGGCTTCTGCGCCCCACGGCGTTGTGTCCGCTCAGGGACTGAGGAACTGATTCTCTCCTAGGTGCAGCACAAAACACCAGCAGCATGACCACCACGGCACCCCACAACACCGCCACAACAGCTacaacacccccaaacacctcctcAGCCTTGCACCCTTCCAATAGCACCTTAACTAGTGCATCCCCCGGCGACTcgaccaccccgccccccagcaacaccaccaccccacctcccagcgactcgaccaccccgccccccagcaacaccaccaccccacctcccagcgactcgaccaccccgccccccagcaacaCCACCACCCCGCCCCTGAGCGACTcgaccaccccgccccccagcaacaccaccaccccaccccccagcgactcgaccaccccacctcccagcgactcgaccaccccgccccccagcaacaccaccaccccacctcccagcgactcgaccaccccgccccccagcaacaccaccaccccacctcccagcgactcgaccaccccgccccccagcaacaCCACCACCCCGCCCCTGAGCGACTcgaccaccccgccccccagcaacaccaccaccccacctcccagcgactcgaccaccccgccccccagcaacaCCACCACCCCGCCCCTGAGCGACTcgaccaccccgccccccagcaacaccaccaccccacctcccagcgactcgaccaccccgccccccagcaacaccaccaccccaccccccagcgactcgaccaccccgccccccagcaacaccaccaccccacctcccagcgactcgaccaccccgccccccagcaacaccaccaccccgccccccagcgactcgaccaccccaccccccagcaacaccagcaccctgccccccagcaacaccaccaccccaccccccagcaacttGACCACCGTGACCCCCAGCAACACGACCACCCCGCCCCCGAGCAACACCACCACCCCGCCCCCGAGCGACTcgaccaccccgccccccagcaactTGACCACCGTGACCCCCAGCAACACCACCACCCCACCGCCCAGCAACTTGACCACCGTGACCCCCAGCAACACGACCACCCTTCCTCCCAACAACatgaccaccccaccccccggcaacacgaccaccctgccccccagcaacacgaccaccctgccccccagcaacacgaccaccccaccccccagcaacttGACCACCGTGACCCCCAGCAACAcgaccaccccgccccccagcaacacgaccacccttcctcccagcaacacgaccaccccgccccccagcaacacgaccacccttcctcccaacaacacgaccaccccaccccccggcaacatgaccaccccgccccccggcaacacgaccaccccacctcccaacaacacgaccaccccaccccctggcaacacgaccaccccgccccccagcaacacgaccaccccaccccctggcaacacgaccaccccaccccccagcaacacaaccaccccacctcccagcaacACGACCACCCTTCCTCCCAGCAACAtgaccaccccgccccccagcaacaTGACCACCCTTCCTCCCAACAACACGACCACCCCGCCCCCTGGCAACACGACCACCCCGTCCCCCAGCAACAcgaccaccccacctcccagcaacatgaccacccttcctcccaacaacatgaccaccccaccccctggcaacACGACCACCCTTCCTCCCAGCAACAcgaccaccccgccccccagcaacacgaccaccccaccccccagcaacttGACCACCGTGACCCCCAGCAACAcgaccaccccaccccctggcaacacgaccaccccgccccccggcaacacgaccaccccacctcccagcaacACGACCACCCTTCCTCCCAACAACatgaccaccccaccccctggcaacacgaccaccccgccccccagcaacacgaccaccccgccccccagcaacaccaccaccccaccccccagcaacttGACCACCGTGACCCCCAGCAACacgaccaccccaccccccagcacttcCAGTACGACCCCACCCCAGATCTACTTTTCTCTGTCATTCCGCATTGTGAACAAGATATTCAacagctcccttctgcagcccaCATCCGGCTACTACCAGGAGCTGGAGGTCACCATCCGGATCCTGGTAAGCAcagctgccctcccagtgccctgccccagcctgctagTGATGTGGGGAGCTCCATCTGGCCGCTGGAGCTTCTTGCAGTCCATGAACACAGACCCcatggtgcagggaggggagatgTCCCCGtgcccaggactgagccctggacacccagctcctctgccccagagAGTCCCTCTATCCAGAAGTGGAGAGACCACCCTGGGCCTCTGGCACCCAGAGAAGGGCACCACCGGGCAGCCTGGCCGGGGGGAGGACTGGGCTGTCGGCAGTGACGCTGCTCTCCTCTCTCCGTGACAGTTTGGAAACGTCTACGGCTGCTCAGCCTGCCCGAATGGGCAGAACTACCTGGGATTCACCAACCTGCAGTTCAGGTAGAGtgatgccctggggctgccccagctggggaggggagggggctgtctcctggctggggaggggcacagagagggcAGGGAGGCTCGATCTGTGAGCGTGTAGCCTGGGGGGTGCCTCGTCTGAGCAGTCGGCAGCTTAGGCTGCCTGAGGGCGTGCTGGGCAGCCGTGTacgctgcctggggacagggcaggcatGAGGAGGCTGCATCCCGGGGCCTTGCATGGGTGGGACAGAGAAGCAGGGTCAGGgtgtgggaagggctggggccaggcacagTTAACACCGCTCGCTGGCACTCTGCAGCCCAGGCTCAGTAGTGACGGACTCGGTGCTGCAGTACAAAGAGAGCAGTGCCAGCATCAGCACCGCCGACATTGAGCAGCAGCTGAAGAAAAGGCTGGACGTGAACGGCGCTGTAGACGGACTCCAGCTGGACAGTATCCAGGGTGAGCAGCCTCCAGATGGGCCCCCATGTGCCATCGCAGCAGCATGTGTGTGAGGTCCCTGTGGTGGTTGGGTGTCCATGGCCTTTGGACAGAGCTCTGGGGAGACCGGGATGCCTCCAGGCCTTCTGTGGCTCACAGCAGAGGCCTCAGCTGGGCTGCTTGGGGCCTGAGGAGGgtgccttccctgccagcccaacCCAGTCTGTGTCTGTCTCAAATGGGGAGATCTTCTGGCCCTCTGGCTGAGCAGCCATTCAAAGGCGTCCTCCATGATGCTGGGCCTGGGTCCCAGGCATCACTCTGCCTCTTTCCAGCACGCCGTCTCAGCCAATTTCTGACagcccctggcccctctgcctggtCCCCTCTGCTGGGGCCTTCTCCCCTCcaggccctccccagcccctgactaCACCTACTTGCCTTTCAGCCAATCCTGGTGGCTCTCCAGAGGCCACCTCGGCACCAGCACCTCTGGTGCCCGGCTGGGGCATTGCCCTGCTGGTCCTGGTCTGCATCGTGCTGGTGCTGAGTATCCTCATCCTCGTGCTGCTGGTGAgtgcccccactccccactcaCTGCTGCGGCCTCAGgccccctgcagcttctctccatctCTCTGCCAGACCCCTCTTCCCTCACCAGGTTCCTCTCGTCCTTCCAGGTCGTCTGCTCCTGCTGCAAGAGGCGCCGCGGGGAGCTGGATCTGTTCAGCTCAACAGCCTCATACCAGCCCATGAGCGAGTACAACACCTACCACACGCACGGACGCTTCAGCGCCCCTGGCACCAAGCACAACCCCTACAGCAACGTAAGCACTGGGGCCTCATGCTGCCCTGGGGTCCTCTGGCCCAGCCTGTGCCCCCGGGCCACCCCAGCTCACTGCCTGGTTACAGCCCTAGACACTGGTGCCTGGTACatgccagccctgccaggcctggTGCTTTCCGCACTCCTACGAATCCAACCCCCTGTCCCTCCTGATGCAAGAGACCTGCCTTGGGGGGCACTGGGACGTGGGAGtgggtcccagagccaggaacgGGAGCACCCGGCTCCTCCAGAGAGAAGTGCTGGGCTGGtgctgtgagggtggggtggggcttctGGAGCAGATGGTGTATTCTCGGGTGTGATCATGTGGAGTTACACGGCCTGCCTTGAGGGGTGGATGtccctggagggtgggggaccAGCCAGCCAAAGTGATGTTGTCCCCAGTCGGGGGGGCTACAGCCCATGTGCCTTTGTGGCAGCCTCTGACCTTCACTCCCCACTCTTCACCCCCCTGGCTGAATTCAGCACTGACAGGGCAGCTCATGGCTGATGCAAAACCAGTAGCTCAACAAACAGCCTCTAATGGggcaggccagcagctcctcctgccctgcctctagAGCTCTGCCCAGTCCCTGGGGCTTGACAGCCGGTACCTGCCATCGCTGCCCCAGGCATCTGCAGCATCCCCCACCTCTGTATGCTCTGGGACCAGGGCTCAGCCAGCCCCTCTCCATTCCCACAGAGGGCTCAGGATCCAGCAGCTGGCTGTCAGGCTGGGAAAACGTGCAAGGTGTGGCTGGGGGTAGgtg from the Carettochelys insculpta isolate YL-2023 chromosome 30, ASM3395843v1, whole genome shotgun sequence genome contains:
- the MUC1 gene encoding mucin-1, with translation MTTPPPGNTTTLPPSNTTTLPPSNTTTPPPSNLTTVTPSNTTTPPPSNTTTLPPSNTTTPPPSNTTTLPPNNTTTPPPGNMTTPPPGNTTTPPPNNTTTPPPGNTTTPPPSNTTTPPPGNTTTPPPSNTTTPPPSNTTTLPPSNMTTPPPSNMTTLPPNNTTTPPPGNTTTPSPSNTTTPPPSNMTTLPPNNMTTPPPGNTTTLPPSNTTTPPPSNTTTPPPSNLTTVTPSNTTTPPPGNTTTPPPGNTTTPPPSNTTTLPPNNMTTPPPGNTTTPPPSNTTTPPPSNTTTPPPSNLTTVTPSNTTTPPPSTSSTTPPQIYFSLSFRIVNKIFNSSLLQPTSGYYQELEVTIRILFGNVYGCSACPNGQNYLGFTNLQFSPGSVVTDSVLQYKESSASISTADIEQQLKKRLDVNGAVDGLQLDSIQANPGGSPEATSAPAPLVPGWGIALLVLVCIVLVLSILILVLLVVCSCCKRRRGELDLFSSTASYQPMSEYNTYHTHGRFSAPGTKHNPYSNVSASNGTNGYYANPATSEGL